TGGaacatacaaaaataaagacaagacAAATAAAAGACGAACCAACTCTTATGTCATATCCGGCATAACCATCAAAAACATGAGTTAGTTACTACATCATTCCATAGCACATAGAAACGATTGAGTCGTACAGTCTACAACGCCTATTGTCTTGTTCTGAAATATTACATCATTCCTTCGTAGCCAAACATTTCATATAACTGAGAAGAATCCAACTAACCAGTACTTGCGCACCTCCTTTCTTATAGGCATGGATCTCCAACTCTCAAAGTGATCTTTCAAAGTGTCGGGAGCTGTCCACACCTAACCAAATTCCGTGATCCATGCACATCACACCTGCCAAGAGTactcacaagtaacaaacaTGTGCTGAacattttcaactttttttttacacTACACGCACATATTATCATTTTGATCCAGGATTCCCAACTTACTCAGCCGGTCCTTTCTATTTGACCCGGCCAACCAATTAAAACCAAATGAACAACTCAACTCTAGGCGGAACTAAGCCTTTCCAAATTTCTTTTGTGAATCTGTAGCTCAGAATCACCTCGTCCAAAGTCGCTTCCTGCAAAacctgcacaaatgagttaATAGTATAAACGCCTTCCTTGTCAAATTTTTACACCACTCTATCTTGCACTTCTGCTATCAGTCTAATAGATTGCAAGGCATGAAACATCTGATCCAAGGTTTCTATTTCCCATTGGTGGAGCTCCCGCCTCCACTGAAAATGCCAAACCCACTCTATcccatcccaaaacccacaaTTCCCAATTGCTTATTCTTTTTAGCTTGAAATCAAGAAGAGTCTCGGATAAGAGTCTTTCAACTTTTCCACTTGGAGTCATGTATCCTCCCAAAATCTGGTGGTCCTACCATCCCCAACCTCCATAGCAAGGCCATCAATCATCATCTGCCTTACTTGTTGTTCCTTTATTTGTAGTTGACATATGTCTCTCCATGGGACACCTCTCTCTGGTAAAATCTGAGTAGACAACAACTGATTTGGGTCCAAACTATTACAGGAACACACAATCTTCTTCCAAACTGGACAGTCAGCCTTTGAGAACCGCCACCACCATTTAAACAGTAAAGCAGTATTACGAACCACTACATCACCCACCCCCAGCCCTCTTAACTTCTTTGGTGCATGGATCCTCTCCCACTTCACAGGAGTCATACTAGGTCGTCCGTCATCCTTCCCCCAGAAGAACCTCCTCTGCAAAGAGATAATTCTTCGTGCAACCGTATTTGGCATCTTATACAATCTCAGGTAATAAATTGGTAGGCTATTTATGACAGACTTAATGAGTACCAGCTTTCCAACCTTACTTAGGACCTTCGCTTTCCATAAGCTGAGCTTCTCTTCCACCTTATCTATCACCGGCTTCCAAGTTTTTACTAACCGCGGATTTGCTCCTAGGCTAATACCAAGATACCTCACCGGTAGGGCTGCCTCCTAGCAACCAAGCATCTGACACATCCGACTAGTCCACTCCTGACTGTAATTCACTGGTATCCACCTAAACTTCTCAAAGTTAATGCTCAATCCCGACATAATCTCGAAGCACCTCAGAAGTCTCTTATAATTTCTCACTGTCTCCTCCTCAGGCGGACAAAATAATAGTGTGCCATCCACAAATTGTAAGTGTGATAACTCAATATCATCCCAACCGACTAAAAGTGGAGATATTTGACCGTTCCTTACCGCCTCCCCGATCATTCTGTTGAGCACATCCACcaccaaaacaaacaaaaatggcGATAATGAGTCGCCTTGACAAAGTTCTCTCTCCATTTTGAAAGCTTTTATTGGTAACCCATTAACCAGAATAGAGATAGATGCCGACCTAATACACTCCTTGACCAATGTCCTCCATGTACTACCGAATCCCGTCTTCTCTAACACAGTATCGACGAAGCACCATTTAACTCTATCATAGGCTTTGTGGAAATATAGTTTGATAATCAATGATGCCTTTCTTTTCAGTTTTAACTAGTGCACAGTTTCACATGCAATTAAAGCTCCATCATGTATCTTTCTCTCCTTCACAAAGGCACTCTGGGATTCTCCAACTAAACCTGGTATGAGACTCCTCATTTTTCATGTCAGCAGTTTAGAAATAACTTTATAGACACATCCAACCATGTTGATAGGTTTGAGGTCTTTTATCTCTTTTGCCCCAACGAATTTTCGAACCAACGCTACCCATGTGACATTGGAATCTGCTGGTAGTCTTGCAGTTTCAAAAAAGCTCATCACATCTGTAGTGAATTTCGATCCAATCTCACTCCAacacttttttataaaatttatgttGTATCTATCACTCCTTGGAGCCTTAGAAGATTCGCAGTCCCATACTGCCTCTTTCACTTCCTCTACTGATGGCATCACCTCTAGTGCTTTAGCTTCCTCCCTCTCCAGACAGTTGACTAATCCATCCCTGAATCTCAAAGTTGGGAAGACTTCCTGGTGGTTCAGATGTTTATAAAAGTCTCGAATCGCCACCTTGATTCTCGCTTGATTCCTTACTAGTCTCCCATTAATCACCAATGACTATATCTtgttattccttcttcttgtcGAAGCAATATTCTGAAAATACCTTGTATTCATATCCATCTTATTAACATGCCGAGCCTTAGACATTTGCTTCTAATAAACATCCTGTCTGACATACCACTTCTCACAGTATCTTACTAACGCCCTTCTCCTTGCCTCCATTGTACCATCAAAAAATCCACTACTAACCATATCATCCACCTTCTTTATCTCTTCCTCAAACTTTCTTATCTTCTCAGCTATATTCCCAAATTGTTGTTTATGCCATCTCCGTACTGATACTGATAGCGCTTTCATTTTATCTAGGAATTGCACATCACCTAATTCCCTCCACTCTTCCTTCACCATTCTTAGAAAGCCTTCATGTGTGAACCATGAGTCCAAGCTCCGAAAAGGTCTTGGGCCATCAAACTTTCTACTATCTTCCATTATCAATATGACTACACGAACGCCCCCTAAACCATGTATACTTCCGATCATTTAACGCCAGATCAACCAGCTTCATATCATTTATCCATGCTCTAAATTCCTCAGCAGACATTGATAAACTAGTCGCTTCTTTTCTTTATTCCAAAtgtaaaatttcattaaaatcacCCAAATAACAGAATGGCACCTGGCACAATCCTGCAATATAGCTCAAATCTTCCCACACTGAGATCTTCTCAGCTCTCACATGCGGTCTATACACCAAATAAACAGCACGATGAAAATTATCTTTTATCACAACCCCTTTTACACACATACATCTATCCCTTTTATAGCAATAAATCTATTTGAACAATGATTCATCCCATATTAACAATAACCCTCTGGAAGCCCCAACTGAACTTACAAACTTCCAGCTAGGTCTGTCACTACCCCAAATACGCATTACAACAAAATTAGTCACCAactccttttttatttctatcaaTCCCAACATTTCCAATCTagacttatttttaaaattctttagcATACTGAATTTTCCAGCACCACTCAAACCCCTAATATTCCAAGAACTTATAATCATTTAACATTATTAGTACACACCTGCTTGTGAGTTTTTGGCTAGcttcttcatattttttcttttttctttgctaCTTGTTGCTTTAGGGCCATAGCCTCATTTTGCTCCTGTAAGATTGCCATAATATCCTCCTGATCATTGCATTGAGCACCGGACTCTACAGCTAATTTCCAAGCCTCTTTGTTCTCAGCCATTTCTTCTTCCCAACTCAGCTATTGTTCTTCCCTCTGAGATCCATTTCCATCACCAAACCAGCCTTAGCCTCTGATCCTACTTCTGTACGGCTCTCGTATTCTTCCTCTTGGCCCTTGCTGTAATCCTGTGTCCCACCCTTCATCAAGCTTTTCATTTCCTGCATTCTCAATCCTGTCCCAGCTTGGAGTTACCAATCTTTGTTCTGTGTGTTGTGGTTTATGTTAACGTCATCCCCCTTACCATGCCCAACAGCCACTATACTTGCCCCCGGGTCCTTCGCCACAATTTGCAACCTTCCCATCTCGTCAGACCTACGACTAACCAAGAGGGTTTTTCTGGATGCTGCATTGGGGGCCGTTTCATGTCTCCACTGGCTAAGATCTTTTCCCTCAGCAGTGGCTCCACCTCCCGCATTCTTCCCTCCATCAAATCCCCCAGTCGTCGCCTCATATGCGGCCCCCTCAGCTAAGCAAACCTGTCCGCACCTAGCCTTCGAGTTGTGCAGCATCCCAGCCATTGCGCCACTCACACGGTCAAGCTCTTCATGCGTAGCATCAGCGATCGGAGGCTGCCTCCCCAGTCGAGATGGTTCAGGCGCCTCTGTCTCGTGATGCTAACTGTTTCCTTTCACACGATGCTACGTCGCATCCCCTGCCATGCTGGTTCGTGGAATCTCCTCGTGTGAAACGTTCGCATCCCCAGCCTGCAGTCCCTACCAGGTCGCCATAGAAAAAGGCTCAAGCCCAACCCAGTTGGAGAGGCAATTGGATCCTCCATTCCAAAGGCCCATATCCTTCTCCTAAATCTGAGTCCCCTTACCACCCTTATTGGGATTACTTACTCCTAGCCCATTATCCATTCTTATACTCTCATTTGGTTTGTTGCAATAATGCTCCCCATAAACACACGTTACTGTTTTATCCGAGTCTATCTCCTGATTAATTTCCATTGATCCTTGAAAATCCTCATTTTCATTAAATGCCGCACAATTAGCCTTTCCATAATGCTAATTTAAATTCTTATGATTCCATTCATTCAAATCTAAAAGTGAATTTACTAATCCATCCTTCTCATATTCATCATTCCTGTAACCCTCCAGCATGAGATCAGGCGCCTGATCCTATTCAACCACCAGCCTTACACCACCATAATTTAACACTTCACCATTTACTTCATGTTGCATCTCTTCAGCATTTATTGTTTGTTTGTCTCCTAGCTCCTTATTTCTCTCCTGAAAGCATTCTTTTCGATACACCTCTCCACCCGCTTCTCTTACGAGGACATCAAATCCGCTTGCACCTATTGTAATGTGAATCCactaattaataatatcaaAGACACATGTATCAATCAGAACTCGACCTACGCTAAATGAGTTACACGACTCCGTTAATTTATCGTGCTTAACCACCTCGCCCCATTGCTCTCCTATTCTGCGAAAAAAGTCTGTTGACCACGTATGTAATGGAACTCCATAACATTCCAACCACACTCTTCTTGACTCGCTTCTCTCCGTCTCATCCCATTTCCATACCATATAAAAAAACCTTAATAAATCATTCATTCGAAAGGTGTAAGCTTCTTCGGCACTCAACACAATGTCAAAGGTTATCATAGCTTCATAAGCTCCCAGCTCTCTTACTTGTGTGACCCCTGGCCATTCCATATGAATCTTTTCCTGAAGGGCATTGAAGTCGATCGTCGTCTTTGTACCTC
The genomic region above belongs to Arachis duranensis cultivar V14167 chromosome 3, aradu.V14167.gnm2.J7QH, whole genome shotgun sequence and contains:
- the LOC107478164 gene encoding uncharacterized protein LOC107478164 is translated as MEDSRKFDGPRPFRSLDSWFTHEGFLRMVKEEWRELGDVQFLDKMKALSVSVRRWHKQQFGNIAEKIRKFEEEIKKVDDMEVFPTLRFRDGLVNCLEREEAKALEVMPSVEEVKEAVWDCESSKAPRSDRYNINFIKKCWSEIGSKFTTDVMSFFETARLPADSNVTWVALVRKFVGAKEIKDLKPINMLKLKRKASLIIKLYFHKAYDRVKWCFVDTVLEKTGFGSTWRTLVKECIRSASISILVNGLPIKAFKMERELCQGDSLSPFLFVLVVDVLNRMIGEAVRNGQISPLLVGWDDIELSHLQFVDGTLLFCPPEEETVRNYKRLLRCFEIMSGLSINFEKFRWIPVNYSQEWTSRMCQMLGC